The following are encoded in a window of Salmo trutta chromosome 9, fSalTru1.1, whole genome shotgun sequence genomic DNA:
- the LOC115199762 gene encoding cytochrome c oxidase subunit 7C, mitochondrial, whose product MLGQVVRRFTTSAVRSSHYGEGPGQNLPFSVDNKWRLLAMMVVFFGSGFAFPFIVVRHQLLKK is encoded by the exons ATGTTGGGCCAGGTTGTACGACGATTCACAACCTCTGCGGTTCGCTCATCGCATTACGGCGAGGGACCAGGACAG AACCTGCCATTCTCAGTGGACAACAAATGGCGTCTGCTGGCAATGATGGTGGTGTTCTTTGGCAGTGGCTTTGCCTTCCCCTTCATCGTCGTCAGACACCAGCTCCTGAAGAAGTGA